Part of the Spinacia oleracea cultivar Varoflay chromosome 5, BTI_SOV_V1, whole genome shotgun sequence genome, agagtggcgtagaaagatagattttcaggaatttgaatacgaaacggattaggaaaagaatccgtcccaggtattttcggcgcccagctctgggcgtcaaagatttcggcgcccagggctgggcgttgaaaatagggtctggcagaattctttgtcagattggactatAGAGTatggagttcattaagagacttaatccgagttatttggtgcgtatcaatttacgacggaatgcgtctgggccctttacgaactctaggttcgttatgagtttaattaatacgttaactctttcatcgaactgcgataggaatagaattccttttacaatttctatctcttttaggatttatgttggagtgcaacacctaattctgacagatttctatcttttttattcttactacttttagcaactaccctttacggcagttactatttttagcaggtttccataaatagcaggtttctataaatagcaggcttcgggtgaaatgaaaaggggaattgagattcgttattttgtaggagatgcgttgtcaagtggagatttatgttctcatcatcgaaccttccctttcgggaatggggacaaaagtaggtgtctacagcgccTTTGTGTTTTTTCAGGCATTGTACAATGGAGGTAAAATCCTCATGATTTAATGTTTTTCCAATTTTATGTCCATATCATTCAatgatattttaattttatttgttaTTAAACTTACACATTTTATTTCCCATTTTAATTACTTGTGTGGTTCAATTGGTAATTTCCTCGAGATTACTTGCTGAAGAGCAAGACCTCCAATTATAAGAAGTCAACCGTCCATTGGGGCATATCCCTAGGCACTTTGTCACCCTAAAATATAAGGTGCTTGTATGCTTTTAGAATCAATATATACTTATCCCTAAAagagtacttcctccgttattTTTAGTTACATTTCTTTTATCACGTTTACCAACAACATTTCAGTCATTAATATCAGTAATTATTAATGGTTaagattataaaaagttgatattacaAATTTGTACAATGAGACGATAGATTATAACAATACCTCACTTgactatatattttttctttagtataaatcacaattgataAATAAAGTATATTATGTGAATATTGTCAAAATTAAGTCAAACTatgtcaactaaaaaagaacggatgaagtataatATATGACAATGAGTTATTTCAAATTAAGACCCtacttttactttattttattttattttgagggaAAAGTGGAGATCATGATTGATTAAGACAGTGGCTAAATCAATGGAACAACCATTTTCCAACCTGCAATATGCTAAATATTATCTTACCCTTTAATTCATACTCATCAAGCCAACTCAATATCTCAAAAATACCCACTCAATATCTCAAAAATACCCACTCAATATAATTGAATTCTATAAGTAGCTCAACTTTGTTGTGCCTGTGAAcacaaataattatttcattatattgtttgtatcaaaaacaataaaacattgtcaaaattatttgaaatggcCTCAGGAAGCATAGCATCAGCTGCGCTCTTTCTAGGGCTAAACCTTGTTTTGTTTAATCTCGCCTTGGCCGGAGATGTAGGCCGATCTCTTATGGCATGTCCCTCAGATGCCCTTAAATTAAATGCGTGCAAGGATGTGTTTGATCTTGTTCATCTTCGGACTGGATCTTCTAAGAGGGATTCTTGCTGCCCCGTCGTACGAAACCTCGTTAACCTAGATGCTGCTGTCTGCCTTTGCACCGACACGGTTCATAGCAACGTCTTAGGTCTTAATAACCCCGACATCAATGCTGCTGTTAAGTTCCTTGTCATCTATTGTGATACAAAGCTTCCTAAAGCCTTCAAATGTCCTCCACGCAATGCCTAGATTATTTATACTTTTacctttatatttttattttagatcACCAACCATGGAATTTTCATGAATGGTAATTTCAGCTAATCTTTTACGTTAAATCATACTTACAACTTATAAAATTAAGGAGATTTCGAAGTGAAATTTCCCCCTCTTTTGTTTGTTATAATTAGGAAATTATGATACTTACATTTTTATTAATCTTTACGCCAAACTCaaatggtgcaagtaaaaataaaatagacaatgtatgtattttgaaaaacCTTCTTATGAAAATTTCaaccaataaaaaataaagaatacttaTATTTCTATTTTATATGTCCTTGTTATGTAGCGTTAATTTAATATATAGGGTAATTATCACTTAGGTGGCCCGAGGTATTAACAAATTACAGACATGTGGCCTCACGTTTCTATAATTACACTAAGGTTACCTAAACTTTAAAATTCACATTTTTTCCGATAACCGACATTTAGAAATTATTCACTTAATAATTTTTTCCATTTtcccttttcccttttttttcctACTTTCAATTTTTAAGTTAAATAAAATCTCATTTTATAAAATGTCGTATTTTCATACTTGTGGTCTTTTTTTTAAGAAATGTATTACAAGTATATTGAGTTATTTAGCtgtggtattttttttttgttgcttgTGGTATAGCGTGTATTTTCTTATTCCTATTGCAAACCGACCAACGGATTATTCACTTATCGTAGTTATATAAGTGCGTGTCAATCACTAAAAAAATACACAATTGCAAATCCAAGGTATTATACCTCTAAATAATATCACGTTAAACACAAAAACACACATATATGTGTCATATTAAACCTTCATGCATGCTTCAATACTTAAATAAAGAATGTACTTTAACAATTCTTGTCATATTAAACCTCAAAATAAAGATTGTACTTCAACCATTCTTGTCCCCAAAAGAAGTAACTACATGAAGTTTgttacataaataaataaaacagaaATATTTTAACGATAGGTGTTGTTTCTTTCTTGGGGAAGTCTCATTGTCGCTACATCATGAAAGTAATTTTGAACACCATGAGTACTTGTGCCTCTTCCAACAAATCCACTATTGCCACTCATAAAAACACTAGCATTGGTAGCATTTGTAGTCACATTTTTGGATCCCCTACCATCTCCGGAACATCTTCCATGCGAAGTAGAATTTGTAGCTCCCCTACCAGCATGATAACCCCTCCCCCTCCCCCTTGTACTAGCCCCCTTGCTACAAGTTCTTTAATTGTGCCCCTCTTTCCCACACTTCGAGCAATGAACACAACTACTCCTCTTAAATGGTATGGGTTCATCAAACTCTCTAATTCTATTTTTCTTTGGTCTACCAGGAAGCCTTTGCAAAGATGGAGGGCTTAATTTGAGAATGTTTAGTCTTTCTGGCCACATATCTTTCCTAGGAAAAGGAATAATTGAGGTTGAATACACATTGAGATACGTGGCCTTACTATAAAACGGGTGAATATAATCAACCAAGTTACCCCTAAGCTGCTTTACGCAAGCAGCGACATGTCTACACGGAAGTCCAGTAAGCTCCCATCTCTTGCACACACAAACCATATTTTTTAGGTCCACTGTGAACGAGTGACTACCCTCTTCCACCTCATACACTCTATCATCGGCTAACAAAGGATTGCAAGATTCAAACTGAAGATTTGTCTTTCGACAATGCTCTAAAGCTTTTGGTGTCACTCCACACTCCCATTCCATAGCGGCCCTTCTCTTTTTAACTATCTTAGTCATGCACCTCCTTCTAATGGCTTCCAAAAGAGTCAAAATGAGTTTCTCCCTAAATACCCCTAATTTTGAGTTAAAAGACTCCACAAAATTACTAGTCACCTCATCAGAGTTCACCTTAGGATCAAACTTACAAAGACTCCAAAGTTGTAGTGGAATTTTCAACAGCTCATTTGCACAACCAAGTGACACCTACCTATTGCACAAAAAAAGCAAAGTGAATTATTATAAAATACAAGCTCACTAAATAACATAACCGTAAATAAAaccaaaattttgaaatttactTGATCTTTTCAATTGCTTTTTTGAAACAATACTCATTAGGAGCATTAGCTGCTgccaaaaaaatttatttaatgAGGTTACCCGGGCACCTTTGTTTAAGATTCTGAAAAAAGTGCCTACAAAAAATTCGCCGGTCAGTTTGCGGGATATCTCTCATAGCTGCCTCAATACCCTACAAGagtattaaaattttaatttgaccaTGTACAACAAATACATACTACTACAACTACAACTACTAAGAGTTGAGATCAATGGATCATTATAATTCTTAAAGAAAAAAGAGCAGAATGTTTCTTGACTACATACATGGTTACATGCCTAAGTATATACAGACACCTTTCTTGATCTTGCATCTTAAAAACGTTTGGTCTATACTTACTTATTAGAAGTACTCTATACTTATTATACACGAAGTATATACCAAAATGTGATtacttttattatattttcttaGTTATTAGATTGGATCTAATTAGATCATTGGTCTGCTCTCATTTACATTTTAttgtaaataaatttattttgatgattttaggcGTGGTTTGACAAATGTACAAGAAGTTGAATGAATGTTACCTTTTGTCTATTTAAGATGATAGTAATCCCCTTGATGGTTTCATGTCCTAACGTCATCTTGAGGAAGTGAAAAAAGAAACCCCAACTATCTCTATTCTCTGACTCTACCACAACCATAGCTACAGGGAACAACCCATTATCCCCATGTAAAGCAGCATCACTCAACAAGATGAATCCAAATGGACCCTTCAAGTGAGCACCATCTACCCCTATAATAGGCCGACATCCTCTTAAAAATCCCTCCTTTTGAGCATTAAAACTTATATACAACCTCCTAAATTGTGGAGGTCTTTCTATACCAACTTGCTTCATAACCAAATGGGCCACTGATCTtggatttttttctttcaaaatctcACAGTATGCCGGTATCCTATCAAATAATTCTTTATGTTTCCCATCAATAATCTCCTTTGCACTCCTTTTAACTCAGAACATTTGCATTCTAGAAGGTATTATTTTGAACCTTTTCTTTACTAAGGTTATAAAAGACTCCACTTTAATATCGGGAATATCTCGTAAATCGCCAATAAATTTTTTCGTGAGCCATGACACTTTTGCATTTGGGTTCTTGGTGATCCTCTCACAAGTATGCTCAATTGATAGAGTTTTAATTTGAAATGTCACCCCATCAGGTAACCTACTAGCATGAATCCTAAAAGGAAAATCTTTAGGAGGCTTCACTTTTGGCTTATTCTTATACCTTCCCATGTTGACAGTTGTTGAGTTAACATTAGGCTCCTTACAATAGTTTCTAGTATTTTTGCTGCAGTAAGCAGTATACCTCCAAGACGAGTTGTACTCTCGATAAACGTTAAATCCCTCTTGAATGTAGTAATCTTGCATTgcatccaattttttttttgtgtgtaaaACAATAGTCCCACCTCTAATAAGACCTTTCTTGCATCATCGTAATCAAAATACTTCCCTTTCAAGTATTGTGGATCGTTGACTTCATCTTCCCCATCAATATTATATCCAACATCCAATTGATTGTTCATGTCATAACTATCACTAAGCTCACTGTCATCAACATCTTCTTCACTCACAACATCAAGGGAATGAACCCATTCATCATCAGTGATACCTCATTATCATTTGGAATGTAGTCAGAATCACTTGAATGATACTCGTCATCCTCGTTGTATTGATCCCTTGTATCATTTAAATGCTCAATTTCTAACCTAACCTATGTTCCATCCTtgctataataataaatataacctTCTTCCTCCATCTCACCTTCTCCAAAATCATTGTAGTCAAACATAGTATCATATTGAGAAAATATATTGAGTTAGCATCATTGGGTGTGAAGGAGTTAGGTCTAAAATATTTTGTGAAGATTCGCGTAGTACAAAGGAAAAAGAATGTGGGGGTTGTTGTAAGTTGGATATAACATTGGATGTGCCCAAATTCTTCACATACTTGTGTGAATTTTATTCAACTTCACCATCTTCAACCCAAAGTGTAATCCTATTAGTGAAACTTAACTTCTCAAACATATCCATAAGAGAAATATCATTATTTACCTCAATCCTTTCCTTTAAGCCAGGAGCATTGTAAAATATCTTAGCGTTCAAAGGCTCCGAGATAAACCAATTTCTAGCACCTTGGCCAATACCAACGATTAAGTCCATCATTTGATATTCATCTTTATCAAATCCACAATATAGGATACTCATATCCCTTGTATTTGACATATAAATCAAATAATCTCTGTATGAAAAACAAAAAGGCAATTAACAAATTGTATCACATGTACAAGAAATAAAACTAAACCAAactatgactgtgtctaatAATTGACGTAATCCCTTCCTGCTAAACATATCCCATAtttcaattgaaaaaaaaaatctcaaaattcTAGCTACACCAAAAAATGTATACTCTATATGCGAAGTTTAGACGATATACGGAGTTTACCATTTTTGCGAGAGGACTTTTTCCCCATGCCTGTATTGGCGGTATCATCCTCAATTTGAATGGTAAatttacgttttttttttattgttcttGAATCTTGATTATTTCTATAGAATATAAAGTAGAGGAGAGATGAAAAAGGAGCAGAAGCAGGGTAGTTGTGGAGTCATAGAAAAAAAAGGTTAGGGTTTATGTTTTAGGTAGTATTTACAATTACCgaattctttttattattacttTTTCCTGTAAAATAATATGTTtgataaaatatttttgtttatttatctGACGTAGGTTATCggaaaaattgaagaattgaaaattttaaagtttaGGCCACCTCAGTGTAATTATAGAAACGTGAGGCCACATGTATGTAATTTGTTAATACCTCATGCCACCTAAGTGATAATTACCCTAATATATACGTAGGCTTAAGACCATTGTTAACCTTGTGCTAAAAAAAATCTCATCCCTATCTCTCTACCCACTTTCTCACtcatcat contains:
- the LOC110778952 gene encoding putative lipid-binding protein AIR1, which encodes MASGSIASAALFLGLNLVLFNLALAGDVGRSLMACPSDALKLNACKDVFDLVHLRTGSSKRDSCCPVVRNLVNLDAAVCLCTDTVHSNVLGLNNPDINAAVKFLVIYCDTKLPKAFKCPPRNA